The proteins below come from a single uncultured Carboxylicivirga sp. genomic window:
- a CDS encoding manganese efflux pump MntP family protein: protein MEFLSLLLIAIALAMDSFAVSITVGLSIKKIKFNPVGKVCLLFAFFQGIMPVIGWLLGQSFADSISAYDHWVVFALLLFIGGKMLYEAFQYNESAPFVNAYNNKTITMLAIATSIDALAVGISFSLLNVDIVFPAIVIGIVTFIFSHLGIAIGWKLGSIFRNKIEIIGGILLIGIGVKILIEHLLM from the coding sequence ATGGAGTTTTTATCGTTATTACTAATTGCAATTGCATTAGCAATGGATTCATTTGCCGTTTCCATAACTGTTGGATTATCCATTAAAAAAATAAAATTCAACCCTGTTGGAAAAGTTTGTTTGCTATTTGCATTTTTTCAGGGTATAATGCCTGTTATTGGATGGCTTCTAGGACAATCATTCGCAGATTCTATTAGTGCCTATGATCATTGGGTAGTTTTTGCATTGTTATTATTTATTGGTGGTAAAATGTTGTACGAGGCTTTTCAGTACAACGAATCGGCTCCTTTTGTAAACGCATACAACAATAAAACAATAACCATGCTGGCAATTGCAACCAGTATCGATGCTTTAGCTGTTGGTATTAGTTTTTCGCTATTAAATGTAGATATTGTATTTCCAGCTATTGTAATTGGTATCGTTACCTTTATTTTTTCTCATTTAGGCATTGCCATCGGTTGGAAATTAGGTAGTATTTTTAGAAATAAAATTGAAATTATTGGAGGTATCTTACTTATTGGGATTGGTGTCAAGATATTAATTGAACATTTGCTAATGTAA
- a CDS encoding dihydrolipoamide acetyltransferase family protein yields the protein MSTFEILMPKMGESVEEATITKWFVSEGDTIQEDDVLLEIATDKVDSEIPSPVAGTVKSIKYQVDDVVAVGEPVAIILLEGAEDTDDGSAAEADKPVSAPTEASTTTASESTSTSDINKSSDRFYSPLVRSMAETEGIGFDELEQVKGTGKDGRVTKQDMLDYLSNRSKDTPASSPKAESKPVATPAPAAPKEQPKVHVSVSANDEIVEMDRMRKLIAEHMVMSKQVSPHVTSVVEADVTNVVLWRNKVKDQFQKKYGEKITFMPIFTQAVAKALRDFPGVNASVDGDKIIMRKNVNIGMAVALPSGNLIVPVIKQADQKNLVGLSGDINRLAELARNNKLGADDIQGGTFTITNFGSFKNIIGTPIINQPQVAILAIGAIEKKPAVIETPTGDVIGIRHKMFLSLSYDHRIVDGMLGGNFLRRIADYIEEFDINSEI from the coding sequence ATGTCAACATTTGAAATACTGATGCCTAAGATGGGCGAAAGTGTTGAAGAGGCAACAATTACAAAATGGTTTGTCTCGGAAGGTGATACCATTCAGGAAGATGATGTCTTACTGGAAATAGCAACAGATAAGGTAGATTCAGAAATACCATCTCCGGTTGCAGGTACTGTTAAATCAATTAAATATCAGGTAGATGATGTGGTTGCGGTTGGAGAACCAGTAGCTATTATTTTGCTTGAAGGAGCGGAAGATACTGATGATGGCTCAGCAGCAGAAGCTGACAAACCAGTAAGTGCTCCTACTGAAGCAAGCACTACTACCGCATCTGAAAGTACCAGTACTTCAGATATTAATAAATCTTCTGATCGCTTTTATTCTCCATTGGTGCGTAGCATGGCCGAAACAGAAGGAATTGGTTTTGATGAGTTAGAACAAGTTAAAGGTACCGGCAAAGATGGTAGAGTAACTAAGCAGGATATGCTTGATTATCTTTCTAATAGAAGTAAGGATACTCCAGCATCGTCACCTAAAGCAGAATCTAAACCAGTTGCAACTCCAGCTCCGGCTGCTCCAAAAGAACAACCAAAAGTTCATGTATCTGTATCGGCCAACGACGAGATTGTTGAGATGGATCGCATGCGTAAGTTGATTGCTGAGCATATGGTTATGTCTAAGCAAGTGTCGCCACATGTAACTAGTGTAGTAGAAGCTGACGTTACTAATGTAGTATTATGGCGTAATAAAGTAAAAGATCAATTCCAGAAAAAATATGGTGAGAAAATTACTTTTATGCCAATTTTTACTCAGGCTGTAGCCAAAGCTTTACGCGATTTTCCTGGTGTAAATGCATCTGTTGATGGTGATAAAATCATCATGCGCAAGAATGTGAATATTGGTATGGCAGTTGCTCTTCCTTCTGGAAACCTAATTGTTCCGGTAATCAAACAAGCCGATCAAAAGAACCTTGTTGGTTTATCAGGTGATATCAATCGCTTGGCAGAATTGGCCCGCAACAATAAATTGGGAGCTGATGATATTCAAGGAGGTACATTTACTATTACCAATTTCGGATCATTTAAAAACATTATTGGTACACCGATTATTAATCAGCCACAGGTTGCTATTTTAGCCATTGGTGCAATAGAAAAGAAACCTGCAGTTATTGAAACACCTACTGGTGATGTAATTGGTATCCGACATAAAATGTTCTTATCATTATCATACGATCATAGAATTGTGGATGGTATGCTAGGAGGTAACTTCCTAAGACGTATAGCCGATTATATCGAAGAGTTTGATATCAATTCGGAAATTTAA
- a CDS encoding HIT family protein produces the protein MKSPASECLYCQHLPILDELMIKICDLEVSQLFLFKEQSYTGRCNVVYKDHGIEFHELSDSERNAFMADVAKVGRAIQKTFNPTKINYSAYSDTLTHIHMHIAPKYVDGYKFGGVFEMNPQQTYLTDEEYSEMIKKIKANL, from the coding sequence ATGAAAAGTCCCGCTTCTGAATGTTTGTATTGTCAGCATTTACCAATACTTGATGAATTAATGATTAAAATATGCGATTTAGAAGTATCGCAACTCTTTTTATTTAAAGAACAATCGTATACCGGACGATGCAATGTTGTTTACAAAGATCATGGAATTGAATTTCATGAATTAAGCGATAGTGAACGAAATGCTTTTATGGCCGATGTTGCAAAAGTGGGTAGAGCCATACAAAAAACCTTTAATCCAACAAAGATTAATTACAGTGCCTATTCCGATACATTAACTCATATTCACATGCATATTGCACCAAAATATGTAGATGGATATAAATTCGGAGGCGTTTTTGAGATGAATCCACAACAAACCTATCTTACAGATGAAGAATATTCAGAAATGATTAAAAAAATTAAAGCAAACTTATAA
- a CDS encoding tetratricopeptide repeat protein produces the protein MSKQQKGAHADENLEHVESALSKTEHFIEENQNILTTVALVLIVIVAGYYGLSKLYFQPLENNAQKQIFYAQQYFEQDSFKLALNGDGINPGFIEIMDEYGSTKAGKLSAFYAGVSNLHLGNYDEAISYLDDFSTSDEMIAATAAGAMGDAYMELGKTDEAISQYKKASAYDNSITAPTYLMKLGVAYETANNNAEAVKAYTAIKEQYKTSTEARQIDKYITRAELK, from the coding sequence ATGTCAAAGCAACAAAAGGGAGCTCACGCAGATGAAAATCTAGAACACGTTGAGAGCGCATTGAGTAAAACAGAGCATTTTATTGAAGAAAATCAAAACATTCTTACTACCGTAGCATTGGTTCTTATTGTTATTGTAGCAGGTTATTATGGTTTATCAAAATTGTATTTCCAACCATTGGAAAACAATGCTCAGAAGCAAATATTTTATGCTCAACAGTACTTTGAGCAAGACAGTTTTAAATTAGCTTTAAACGGCGACGGTATTAATCCTGGGTTTATCGAAATTATGGATGAGTACGGTTCAACTAAAGCAGGTAAATTATCTGCATTTTATGCAGGTGTTTCAAATTTGCATTTAGGTAACTATGATGAAGCAATCTCTTATTTAGATGATTTTTCAACTAGTGATGAAATGATTGCTGCAACAGCTGCAGGTGCTATGGGTGATGCTTATATGGAATTAGGTAAGACTGATGAGGCAATTAGCCAATATAAAAAAGCATCAGCTTACGACAACAGCATTACAGCTCCAACTTACTTAATGAAATTAGGTGTGGCATACGAAACTGCCAACAACAATGCAGAAGCTGTTAAAGCCTACACTGCCATTAAAGAGCAATACAAAACTTCAACCGAAGCTCGCCAAATTGATAAATATATCACAAGAGCAGAATTGAAGTAA
- a CDS encoding dihydroorotate dehydrogenase yields the protein MVDLNINLNGLKLKNPVMTASGTFGYGEEFMDFFDIARLGGVLVKGTTLNHREGNPYPRMAETPKGMLNAVGLQNKGVHYFADTIYPRIKDYDTNMLVNVSGSTIDEYVETAEVVNSLDNIPGIELNISCPNVKEGGMAFGTSCPSAVAVVSAVRKVYKKHLIVKLSPNVTDITEIAKAVEDNGADSVSLINTLLGMAINAKTRRPVLSTITGGLSGPAVKPVALRMVWQVAQAVKIPIVGMGGIMNATDAIEFMLAGASAVQVGTANFVDPLVTVKIVEGIEKYCKENGFKSASELIGAMEV from the coding sequence ATGGTAGACTTAAATATTAATTTAAACGGGTTGAAGTTGAAGAACCCGGTAATGACAGCCTCAGGAACCTTTGGTTATGGTGAGGAGTTTATGGACTTTTTTGATATTGCGCGCTTAGGCGGTGTATTAGTAAAAGGTACAACTTTAAACCATCGCGAAGGAAATCCTTATCCACGAATGGCGGAAACTCCTAAAGGTATGCTTAATGCCGTGGGGCTTCAAAATAAAGGAGTTCACTATTTTGCTGATACTATTTACCCTCGCATAAAGGACTATGATACCAATATGTTGGTTAATGTATCGGGTTCAACAATAGATGAATACGTTGAAACGGCCGAAGTGGTAAATTCATTAGATAACATTCCTGGAATTGAATTAAACATTTCATGCCCGAATGTAAAAGAAGGTGGAATGGCATTCGGAACCAGTTGTCCTTCTGCTGTTGCGGTTGTAAGTGCTGTACGAAAGGTGTATAAAAAGCATTTAATAGTGAAGTTATCACCTAATGTTACTGATATAACTGAAATAGCAAAGGCTGTTGAGGATAATGGAGCTGATTCAGTATCATTAATTAATACATTACTAGGGATGGCTATTAATGCAAAGACACGTCGTCCGGTTTTATCTACTATAACAGGCGGTTTATCAGGACCTGCGGTGAAACCAGTTGCTTTACGTATGGTATGGCAGGTTGCACAAGCTGTAAAGATTCCAATTGTAGGTATGGGGGGGATAATGAATGCAACTGATGCTATTGAATTTATGTTGGCTGGAGCTTCAGCAGTGCAAGTAGGTACAGCTAATTTTGTTGATCCATTAGTTACAGTTAAGATTGTTGAAGGAATAGAGAAATATTGTAAAGAGAATGGCTTTAAAAGTGCTTCAGAATTAATTGGAGCTATGGAAGTATAA
- a CDS encoding flavodoxin codes for MKDTGIFYSYRSVKTGQQVKKILKLLGADNVTAVDIDVATGEDFMKFTNYILAVPTWFDGELPNYWDEFLPSIEDEKLKSKRFAIFGGGDQKGYSENFVDGIGLMAEFLEERGGKIVGFTSTDGYEFEGSKAQRGDQFVGLALDIENQAALSNERIEAWVEKLKKEFA; via the coding sequence ATGAAAGATACTGGTATATTTTATAGTTACCGTTCGGTAAAAACCGGACAACAAGTAAAGAAAATTCTCAAGTTGTTAGGTGCAGATAATGTAACAGCTGTTGACATTGATGTTGCTACAGGCGAGGATTTTATGAAATTTACGAATTACATATTGGCCGTTCCAACCTGGTTTGATGGAGAATTACCCAATTATTGGGATGAATTTCTACCGTCTATCGAAGATGAAAAACTGAAAAGTAAACGATTTGCTATTTTTGGAGGTGGAGACCAAAAAGGTTACTCTGAAAATTTTGTGGATGGAATTGGTTTAATGGCTGAATTTCTGGAAGAACGAGGTGGTAAAATCGTTGGTTTTACATCAACCGATGGTTACGAATTTGAAGGAAGTAAAGCTCAGCGTGGAGATCAGTTTGTAGGGTTAGCTCTTGATATTGAAAATCAGGCTGCTCTAAGTAACGAGCGCATTGAAGCGTGGGTAGAGAAACTTAAAAAAGAGTTTGCTTGA
- a CDS encoding dihydroorotate dehydrogenase electron transfer subunit, with translation MKKYIDDFTVISNQRLNHEYVVLTLKHPNKLPHMMPGQFVEVKVENGPDTFLRRPISIHDVDSEANTMKLLVQEIGEGTRLMGTLKEGDKCNLVYPLGNWFSLPDKDNVLLVGGGCGIAPLLYMGRHLKANGIKPRFLLGARSAEGLIALDEFKELGEVYTTTEDGSEGVKGFVIHHPVMRTQNPEIDWIYTCGPEAMMKVVAKYARNHEIRCQVSLENHMACGFGACLCCVADTIDGNKCTCTDGPVFDSTYLKW, from the coding sequence ATGAAAAAATATATCGACGACTTTACTGTAATCAGTAATCAACGCCTGAATCATGAGTACGTGGTGTTAACTCTTAAACATCCGAACAAACTACCTCATATGATGCCTGGCCAGTTTGTAGAAGTGAAGGTTGAAAATGGACCTGACACTTTTTTAAGAAGACCCATCTCTATACATGATGTAGATTCGGAAGCCAATACCATGAAACTTTTAGTACAAGAAATTGGCGAAGGAACCCGATTAATGGGTACTTTAAAAGAAGGTGACAAATGTAACCTGGTCTATCCTCTAGGTAATTGGTTCTCATTACCAGATAAAGATAACGTATTATTAGTTGGTGGAGGATGTGGAATAGCTCCCTTGTTGTATATGGGGCGCCATTTGAAAGCCAACGGAATAAAACCACGTTTTCTTTTAGGAGCTCGCAGTGCCGAAGGTTTAATAGCATTAGATGAATTTAAGGAGCTTGGCGAAGTATATACAACAACAGAGGATGGATCAGAGGGTGTCAAAGGATTTGTGATTCATCATCCTGTTATGCGCACTCAAAATCCAGAAATAGATTGGATTTATACCTGTGGACCAGAAGCTATGATGAAAGTTGTAGCTAAATATGCTCGTAATCATGAAATTAGATGCCAGGTTTCTTTAGAAAACCATATGGCATGTGGTTTTGGAGCTTGCTTATGCTGTGTTGCTGATACTATTGATGGAAATAAATGTACCTGTACTGACGGGCCAGTTTTTGATTCAACTTATTTAAAATGGTAG
- a CDS encoding helix-turn-helix transcriptional regulator, translating to MKERLEAILKHEKLTPSRLADIIGVQRSGISHIMSGRNKPGLDFLSKLISSFPHINGDWLITGEGPMLKNGANKPSISQMSIPMSQKVVEDKKEPEKPNIKMEKPPVFSNKPKINVAPAIEKEPFVSNDKKIERIIVFYTDKSFTEYKPD from the coding sequence ATGAAAGAACGTTTAGAAGCTATACTTAAACACGAAAAGTTGACACCATCCAGATTAGCAGATATCATTGGTGTACAGCGTTCCGGTATTTCTCATATCATGTCTGGTAGAAATAAGCCCGGATTAGATTTTCTTTCGAAACTAATCAGTAGTTTTCCGCATATAAATGGAGATTGGTTAATTACAGGTGAAGGTCCAATGCTAAAAAATGGAGCAAATAAGCCTTCTATTAGTCAAATGTCGATACCAATGTCGCAAAAGGTTGTTGAAGATAAGAAGGAGCCCGAAAAACCGAATATCAAAATGGAAAAACCACCTGTATTTTCTAATAAACCTAAGATTAATGTAGCACCAGCTATCGAAAAAGAGCCATTTGTATCTAACGATAAAAAGATTGAACGCATTATTGTATTCTATACCGATAAATCGTTTACAGAGTATAAACCAGATTAA
- a CDS encoding DUF721 domain-containing protein, which yields MKRKAVQPISDILKEYLKEKKLNQGLMQNRAVQYWERVLGPSVGRATRRIYMYQGTLYVELNSSVLRNELLMYKDRIIINLNQAIGEEIVMDLVLK from the coding sequence ATGAAACGCAAAGCAGTACAACCTATTAGCGACATATTAAAAGAGTATCTGAAAGAAAAAAAACTAAATCAGGGACTGATGCAGAATCGAGCGGTTCAGTATTGGGAGAGGGTTTTGGGGCCATCGGTAGGTCGAGCCACACGGCGGATATATATGTATCAAGGAACATTATATGTTGAATTAAATTCAAGTGTATTGCGTAACGAATTACTGATGTATAAAGATCGCATTATCATTAATTTGAACCAGGCAATAGGTGAGGAGATTGTGATGGATTTGGTTTTGAAATAG
- a CDS encoding thiamine pyrophosphate-dependent enzyme, giving the protein MSDIPKIYSIRKTDKDTLLKWYRLLFLGRTLDEKAPNYLKQAIGWSYHAPAAGHDGIQLAIGQVFDRSKDHLFPYYRDLVTNVSAGLTAEEIIYNGISKDADVAGGGRHMSNHFAKPEWNIHNVSSCTGNHTLHAVGVARAIKTYENKGVAISSQGESSVSEGYVYEAVNGASREQLPVIFVFQDNGYGISVPKKDQTANRKVARNFEGFKHLRIMYCNGKDVFDSMNTMAEASKWAEENQKPVIVHANCVRIHSHSNSDRHELYRDDNELGYVKEYDPLAKYKRLLLRYERATEEELANIEAEVAAEVKVAHRKGMAAPHPTPESASDFVIPEPYVSDKYPNGTHNQDGEPMKLIQGLNETLKAEFRHNPDTYLWGQDIANKDKGGIFNVSKGMQQEFGKKRVFNAPIAEDFIMGTANGMVRYNKNIRVVVEGAEFADYFWPAMEQFVETTHEYWRTKGQFSPNITVRLASGGYIGGGLYHSQNIEGALTTFPGVRVVYPSFADDAAGLLRTSMRSEGMTMFMEPKALYNAPKAATPIPDDFEVPFGKARIRREGTDLSIFTYGNTTHMCLEVAEKLEKEGLGNVEVVDLRSLSPLDNETILESVKKTSRALVVHEDKVFAGFGGEVASLISTDGFQYLDAPVRRVGSSFTPVGFNRTLEAAILPNTDKIYDAAKDLLSY; this is encoded by the coding sequence ATGAGTGATATTCCAAAAATATATTCCATCAGAAAAACAGATAAAGACACTTTGTTAAAGTGGTATCGTCTACTATTTTTAGGTCGTACCCTTGACGAAAAAGCACCTAATTACCTGAAACAGGCAATAGGTTGGTCTTATCACGCTCCGGCAGCAGGACACGATGGAATTCAATTAGCAATCGGTCAGGTTTTTGACCGAAGCAAAGACCATTTATTCCCATATTACCGCGATTTGGTAACCAATGTTTCTGCAGGTTTAACAGCAGAAGAAATCATATACAACGGTATTTCAAAAGATGCTGATGTTGCTGGTGGTGGTCGACATATGTCGAACCACTTTGCAAAACCCGAATGGAACATTCATAATGTTTCGTCATGTACTGGTAACCATACCTTACATGCTGTCGGTGTGGCGCGAGCCATAAAAACATACGAGAACAAAGGGGTGGCAATAAGTTCTCAAGGAGAATCTTCGGTTTCGGAAGGATACGTGTATGAGGCTGTTAACGGTGCATCGCGTGAGCAATTACCTGTTATTTTTGTTTTCCAGGATAATGGTTATGGTATTTCGGTTCCAAAGAAAGACCAGACAGCCAATAGAAAAGTAGCTCGTAACTTTGAAGGTTTTAAGCACTTGCGCATTATGTATTGTAATGGTAAAGATGTATTTGATTCGATGAATACCATGGCTGAAGCCAGTAAATGGGCCGAAGAGAATCAAAAACCCGTAATTGTACATGCCAACTGTGTTCGTATTCATTCTCATAGTAACTCTGATCGCCATGAATTGTATCGCGATGATAATGAGCTAGGTTATGTAAAAGAGTACGATCCATTAGCAAAATATAAGCGTTTACTTTTACGATATGAAAGAGCAACAGAAGAAGAATTAGCCAACATCGAAGCTGAAGTGGCTGCAGAGGTAAAAGTGGCTCACCGTAAAGGTATGGCAGCGCCTCATCCAACACCCGAATCAGCTAGCGATTTTGTAATTCCTGAACCTTATGTTTCAGATAAATATCCTAACGGAACGCATAACCAGGATGGTGAACCAATGAAGCTTATTCAAGGACTAAACGAAACGCTTAAAGCAGAGTTTCGTCATAATCCTGACACCTATCTTTGGGGACAAGATATTGCCAATAAAGACAAAGGTGGAATCTTTAATGTTTCGAAAGGGATGCAGCAAGAGTTTGGCAAAAAACGAGTCTTTAATGCTCCTATTGCTGAGGATTTTATTATGGGAACCGCCAATGGTATGGTTCGGTATAATAAAAATATCAGAGTGGTTGTTGAAGGTGCCGAGTTTGCCGATTATTTCTGGCCCGCAATGGAACAATTTGTTGAAACTACCCACGAATATTGGAGAACAAAAGGACAGTTTTCACCTAATATCACAGTACGTTTAGCATCTGGAGGTTATATTGGTGGTGGTTTGTATCACTCCCAAAACATAGAAGGTGCTCTTACTACTTTCCCGGGGGTACGTGTGGTATATCCTTCGTTTGCCGATGATGCGGCAGGTTTGTTACGTACTTCAATGCGATCAGAAGGTATGACTATGTTTATGGAGCCTAAAGCATTATACAATGCTCCAAAAGCGGCAACTCCAATTCCTGATGATTTTGAAGTTCCGTTTGGAAAAGCACGTATTCGTCGCGAAGGTACTGATTTAAGTATCTTTACATACGGAAACACTACGCATATGTGCTTAGAAGTGGCCGAAAAACTAGAAAAAGAAGGTTTAGGAAATGTTGAAGTGGTTGATCTACGTTCGTTATCGCCATTAGATAATGAAACCATTCTTGAATCGGTTAAGAAAACTTCACGAGCATTGGTTGTTCATGAAGATAAAGTATTTGCTGGATTTGGTGGCGAAGTTGCATCATTAATTAGTACGGACGGATTCCAATATCTTGATGCTCCGGTTCGTCGTGTAGGTTCATCTTTTACACCGGTTGGTTTTAACCGTACATTAGAAGCAGCAATTCTGCCTAATACTGATAAAATTTATGATGCAGCCAAAGATCTGTTATCCTATTAA
- the ribH gene encoding 6,7-dimethyl-8-ribityllumazine synthase yields MATSLKNLSDYNIEDVPSAASMKFGIVVSEWNTEITEALYNGAFDTLVKNGASQDNIIKKYVPGSFELTAGAKYLAEMTDVDAVICIGCVIQGDTPHFDFVCSGVTQGITQLNLQYPIPFIFSVLTTSNQQQALDRAGGKHGNKGDEGAITAIKMVHLKESLKA; encoded by the coding sequence ATGGCAACAAGTTTAAAAAATTTATCAGATTATAATATTGAGGATGTTCCTTCCGCAGCATCTATGAAATTCGGAATTGTTGTTTCGGAATGGAATACCGAAATTACCGAAGCTTTATATAATGGTGCCTTCGATACATTGGTGAAAAATGGCGCTAGTCAGGATAACATCATCAAAAAGTATGTGCCTGGAAGTTTTGAATTAACTGCTGGCGCTAAATATTTAGCTGAAATGACAGATGTTGATGCTGTTATTTGTATTGGATGCGTTATTCAGGGTGATACTCCGCATTTCGATTTTGTATGTTCGGGAGTAACGCAAGGTATAACACAACTAAACCTTCAATACCCAATCCCATTTATTTTTAGTGTATTAACTACCTCTAATCAGCAACAAGCATTAGACAGAGCCGGAGGTAAACACGGAAACAAAGGTGACGAAGGTGCAATTACAGCCATTAAAATGGTACATTTGAAAGAATCATTGAAAGCTTAA
- a CDS encoding DNA replication/repair protein RecF, protein MYIKHLSLVNFKNIAQTEIEFSDGINCMVGHNGAGKTNVLDALYYLSFCKSYFNSIDSQNIQHGQEFMVVQGQYKRKDEDEHIYCGLKKAQKKHFKRNKKEYNKLSDHIGFLPLVMISPSDEQLINDGSDLRRKYIDGVISQYDKPYLDDLMRYNRSLQQRNATLKSMKESGNRNMDMLELWDEQLSALADKIYGKRSEFIKELVAVFQKHYAYVSAGNEAISLGYTSHLQQGGLKEQLVEARTKDLSLGYTTKGIHKDDLEMMLSGFPIKKIASQGQKKTFLIALKLAQYEFIHRHNGIKPILLLDDIFDKLDNQRSSRLLQLVSEDMFSQIFITHTSADYLIETLPQTGKSFKMFNVEAGEVQEINQ, encoded by the coding sequence ATGTACATTAAGCATCTTAGTCTTGTAAATTTTAAAAATATTGCTCAGACTGAAATTGAGTTTTCAGATGGAATTAACTGTATGGTAGGCCATAATGGTGCAGGTAAAACCAATGTGTTGGATGCTTTGTATTATTTATCTTTCTGCAAAAGTTATTTTAATTCTATTGATAGCCAAAATATTCAGCATGGGCAGGAGTTTATGGTGGTACAAGGGCAGTACAAACGAAAAGATGAAGATGAACACATTTATTGTGGGCTAAAAAAAGCTCAGAAAAAGCATTTTAAACGTAATAAAAAAGAATATAATAAATTATCGGACCATATTGGCTTTTTGCCATTGGTGATGATTTCACCTTCGGACGAACAACTAATAAACGATGGTAGTGATTTACGGCGTAAATATATCGATGGTGTTATATCGCAATACGATAAACCTTATCTGGATGATCTGATGCGTTACAACAGATCCTTGCAACAACGAAATGCCACTTTAAAATCGATGAAGGAGAGTGGCAACCGCAACATGGATATGTTGGAATTGTGGGATGAACAATTATCGGCATTGGCTGATAAAATATATGGAAAACGCAGTGAGTTTATAAAAGAATTAGTAGCTGTTTTTCAAAAACATTACGCATATGTATCGGCTGGTAATGAGGCTATTTCGTTAGGTTACACTTCGCATTTACAGCAGGGTGGTTTAAAGGAACAGCTTGTTGAAGCCCGAACTAAAGATTTGAGTTTAGGCTATACAACTAAAGGTATTCATAAAGATGACTTAGAAATGATGTTATCAGGCTTTCCTATAAAAAAAATAGCGTCGCAAGGTCAAAAGAAAACGTTTTTGATTGCCTTAAAACTCGCACAATACGAATTTATTCATCGTCATAATGGTATTAAACCTATTTTATTGCTCGACGATATTTTCGATAAATTAGATAACCAAAGGAGCAGTCGTCTCTTGCAGTTAGTGAGTGAAGACATGTTTAGTCAGATATTTATTACTCATACAAGTGCCGATTATTTAATTGAAACATTGCCTCAAACAGGCAAAAGTTTTAAAATGTTTAACGTAGAAGCCGGGGAGGTTCAGGAGATTAATCAGTAA